The Aptenodytes patagonicus chromosome 25, bAptPat1.pri.cur, whole genome shotgun sequence genome window below encodes:
- the USE1 gene encoding vesicle transport protein USE1 isoform X1: MAATRLELNLMRLLSRCEALAAERRDPEEWRLEKYVAALEDMLRELKKQSNKPAPELLNEYSRKVDFLKGLLEAEKLSSSTEKALANQFLAPGRTPTTTKERTPATKTVHLQTKARCTGKMRSELLGTDSLAIDDSEELNIRKRKGLASDEKQSAIELDAVLQHHQDMQEKLAEEMLSLARSLKNNTLAAQNVIKQDNQTLSHSLRMADQNFEKLKDESDRLEQHAKKSVNWLLWIMLIVVCFIFISMILFIRIFPKLK; this comes from the exons ATGGCCGCGACGAGGCTGGAGCTGAACCTGATGCGGCTCTTGAGCCGGTGCGAGGCGCTggcggcggagcggcgggacCCCGAGGAGTGGCGGCTGGAGAAG tacGTGGCTGCTCTTGAAGACATGCTCCGAGAGCTGAAGAAGCAGTCCAA CAAGCCAGCCCCAGAACTGCTGAATGAATACTCTCGCAAAGTGGACTTCCTAAAGGGACttttagaagctgaaaaattG TCTTCATCAACTGAAAAGGCTCTGGCAAATCAGTTCTTGGCTCCTGGACGTACCCCTACAACAACCAAAGAGAGAACCCCAGCTACTAAAACAGTTCATCTGCAGACAAAGGCTCGTTGCACAGGCAAGATGAGGAGTGAGCTGCTTGGTACA GATTCCTTGGCTATCGATG ATTCTGAGGAGTTAAACATAAGGAAGCGGAA AGGCCTTGCATCTGATGAGAAGCAGTCAGCAATCGAGCTGGATGCTGTGTTACAGCACCATCAGGATATGCAGGAGAAGTTAGCTGAAGAAATGCTAAGTTTGGCTCGCAGTCTCAAAAACAACACTCTGGCTGCACAGAATGTGATAAAACAAGATAACCAG ACACTGTCGCATTCTCTCAGGATGGCAGACCAGAACTTTGAGAAGCTCAAGGATGAATCTGACCGCCTTGAACAGCACGCAAAGAAATCAGTCAACTGGCTATTATGGATAATGTtaattgtagtttgttttatatTCATCAGCATGATTCTCTTTATCAGAATTTTCCCCAAACTAAAATGA
- the USE1 gene encoding vesicle transport protein USE1 isoform X2 produces MAATRLELNLMRLLSRCEALAAERRDPEEWRLEKYVAALEDMLRELKKQSNLHQLKRLWQISSWLLDVPLQQPKREPQLLKQFICRQRLVAQDSLAIDDSEELNIRKRKGLASDEKQSAIELDAVLQHHQDMQEKLAEEMLSLARSLKNNTLAAQNVIKQDNQTLSHSLRMADQNFEKLKDESDRLEQHAKKSVNWLLWIMLIVVCFIFISMILFIRIFPKLK; encoded by the exons ATGGCCGCGACGAGGCTGGAGCTGAACCTGATGCGGCTCTTGAGCCGGTGCGAGGCGCTggcggcggagcggcgggacCCCGAGGAGTGGCGGCTGGAGAAG tacGTGGCTGCTCTTGAAGACATGCTCCGAGAGCTGAAGAAGCAGTCCAA TCTTCATCAACTGAAAAGGCTCTGGCAAATCAGTTCTTGGCTCCTGGACGTACCCCTACAACAACCAAAGAGAGAACCCCAGCTACTAAAACAGTTCATCTGCAGACAAAGGCTCGTTGCACAG GATTCCTTGGCTATCGATG ATTCTGAGGAGTTAAACATAAGGAAGCGGAA AGGCCTTGCATCTGATGAGAAGCAGTCAGCAATCGAGCTGGATGCTGTGTTACAGCACCATCAGGATATGCAGGAGAAGTTAGCTGAAGAAATGCTAAGTTTGGCTCGCAGTCTCAAAAACAACACTCTGGCTGCACAGAATGTGATAAAACAAGATAACCAG ACACTGTCGCATTCTCTCAGGATGGCAGACCAGAACTTTGAGAAGCTCAAGGATGAATCTGACCGCCTTGAACAGCACGCAAAGAAATCAGTCAACTGGCTATTATGGATAATGTtaattgtagtttgttttatatTCATCAGCATGATTCTCTTTATCAGAATTTTCCCCAAACTAAAATGA